Proteins from a single region of Roseovarius sp. EL26:
- the dnaE gene encoding DNA polymerase III subunit alpha: protein MTNFPRFIHLRVHTEYSLLEGAMRMKKLPGLCADMGMPAIAVTDTNNMFSALEFSVSTQGAGLQPIMGCQMSLAYVAAATGERPTPPAPIVLLAQNEQGYENLMKLNSCLYLRGSDQLPHITLDELEQYGSDLICLTGGPDGPLGRLLRNGQHPAAETLMRRFASTFGDRLYAELQRHPEEGGLPEAEKLSERGTIELAYAMEIPLVATNDVYFPKADMFEAHDAMLCVAEGAYVDQSEPRRRLTAQHYFKSPQEMATLFADLPEAIENTVEIAQRCAFGTYRRDPILPKFADDEVDELRRQAQEGLKARLAVIPHAASVEEYEARLEFELGIIEGMGFPGYFLIVADFIKWAKDEDIPVGPGRGSGAGSLVAYALTVTDLDPLRYSLLFERFLNPERVSMPDFDIDFCMDRREEVIQYVQEKYGRDKVGQIITFGALLSKAAVRDIGRVLQMPYGQVDRLSKMIPVEGVKPVSIEKALEQEERLRTEAKSEEVVDRLLKYGMKVEGLLRNASTHAAGVVIGDRPLDALVPLYRDPRSDMPATQFNMKWVEQAGLVKFDFLGLKTLTVIENAIKQIRAGGRQLHESADGSIIYEPKEGAANDIGHIPLDDELTYKLYASAKTVAVFQVESAGMMDALKRMKPTCIEDIVALVALYRPGPMENIPTYCEVKNGLKERESVHPLIDHILEETQGIIVYQEQVMQIAQVMAGYSLGGADLLRRAMGKKIKEAMDAERPKFEKGAAENGVEKKKASEVFDLLEKFANYGFNKSHAAAYAVVSYQTAWLKANHPVEFMAGVMNCDMHLTDKLAVYFEEVKKQLDLPYAPPCVNRSEATFVVRDGTLHYALGALKNVGVEAMRLITDAREDSPFVTLFDFARRVDLKRVGKRPLEMLARAGAFDQLDRNRRRVFDSIEALTNYSAAVHEQRNSNQVSLFGEAGDDLPEPRLMSMDDWLPAERLTEEFRAIGFYLSGHPLDDYLATLKRQRVKTLDEVVRHVEHSPDIVKIAGVVAGRQERKSARGNRFAFAQLSDTTGGYEVTLFSEALEKSRDFLETGALVVLTVEAAMESDQLKLLGRSVAPIDDVVAGAGTAGLKILIDDAAAVSSVASVLEGAAKSVKSGGRGPVQFCLLDPTLPGEVEIDTGREYPVNPQIKGAIKSLAGVMAVEEF, encoded by the coding sequence ATGACCAATTTTCCACGATTCATCCACCTGCGCGTTCACACCGAATACTCCCTGCTCGAAGGGGCGATGCGGATGAAAAAGCTGCCCGGCCTTTGCGCCGATATGGGCATGCCCGCCATTGCGGTGACCGATACCAACAATATGTTTTCAGCGCTGGAATTTTCTGTGTCCACACAGGGCGCTGGGCTGCAGCCGATCATGGGCTGCCAGATGAGCCTGGCCTATGTCGCGGCAGCCACCGGGGAACGCCCGACACCACCTGCGCCCATCGTTTTGCTGGCTCAGAATGAACAGGGTTATGAAAACCTGATGAAGCTGAACTCTTGCCTGTATTTGCGTGGCAGTGATCAGCTCCCACACATCACGCTGGATGAGCTCGAGCAATACGGAAGTGATTTGATATGTCTGACCGGCGGTCCCGATGGGCCATTGGGGCGGCTTTTGCGCAATGGTCAACATCCTGCGGCTGAAACCCTGATGCGTCGATTTGCGTCTACCTTTGGTGACCGGCTTTATGCCGAGCTGCAGCGCCACCCCGAAGAGGGCGGATTGCCCGAGGCGGAAAAACTGTCAGAGCGCGGCACGATTGAACTGGCCTATGCCATGGAAATCCCACTGGTGGCCACCAATGACGTGTATTTCCCCAAGGCCGATATGTTCGAGGCGCACGATGCCATGCTTTGCGTCGCCGAAGGCGCGTATGTGGATCAGTCCGAGCCGCGCCGCCGGTTAACCGCACAGCACTATTTTAAATCACCACAGGAAATGGCCACGCTGTTTGCCGACCTGCCCGAGGCGATAGAAAACACCGTTGAAATTGCGCAGCGCTGTGCCTTTGGTACGTATCGACGTGACCCGATCCTGCCCAAATTTGCGGATGATGAAGTCGACGAACTGCGTCGTCAGGCGCAAGAGGGGCTCAAAGCACGGTTGGCCGTGATCCCCCACGCTGCCAGCGTGGAAGAATACGAAGCACGGCTAGAGTTCGAGCTTGGCATTATTGAGGGCATGGGCTTCCCCGGCTACTTCCTGATCGTTGCGGACTTTATCAAATGGGCCAAGGATGAAGACATTCCCGTTGGACCGGGCCGGGGTTCGGGCGCGGGCTCACTGGTGGCCTACGCCCTGACCGTCACCGACCTTGATCCACTGCGTTACAGTCTGCTGTTTGAACGATTCCTGAACCCCGAACGGGTTTCGATGCCTGACTTCGATATCGACTTTTGTATGGACCGCCGCGAAGAGGTGATCCAATACGTGCAGGAAAAATATGGCCGCGACAAAGTGGGTCAAATCATCACCTTTGGCGCGCTTTTATCCAAGGCCGCCGTGCGTGACATCGGCCGCGTGTTGCAGATGCCCTATGGACAGGTCGATCGCCTATCCAAGATGATCCCGGTAGAGGGGGTCAAACCTGTCAGCATCGAAAAAGCGCTGGAGCAAGAAGAGCGCCTTCGCACCGAGGCGAAGTCAGAAGAAGTTGTCGACCGCCTGCTAAAATACGGGATGAAAGTCGAAGGCCTGCTCAGAAACGCCTCCACCCACGCCGCTGGTGTGGTCATTGGCGATCGTCCCTTGGATGCGTTGGTGCCGCTTTACCGAGATCCGCGCTCGGATATGCCGGCCACCCAGTTCAATATGAAATGGGTTGAACAGGCTGGATTGGTCAAGTTTGACTTCTTGGGGCTGAAAACCCTGACCGTGATTGAAAATGCCATCAAACAGATCCGCGCGGGTGGGCGGCAGCTCCACGAATCTGCGGATGGTTCAATCATCTACGAGCCGAAAGAGGGCGCCGCCAATGACATCGGGCATATCCCCCTTGATGATGAGCTGACCTACAAGCTCTATGCCTCGGCCAAAACCGTCGCCGTGTTCCAGGTTGAAAGTGCGGGCATGATGGATGCGCTCAAGCGCATGAAACCGACCTGTATTGAAGACATCGTTGCCCTTGTGGCGCTGTATCGCCCCGGCCCGATGGAAAACATCCCGACCTACTGCGAGGTGAAAAACGGGCTCAAGGAACGCGAGTCGGTGCACCCGTTGATCGACCATATCTTGGAAGAAACCCAAGGCATCATCGTTTATCAGGAACAGGTGATGCAAATCGCGCAGGTCATGGCGGGGTATTCGCTGGGCGGCGCTGACCTGCTGCGCCGTGCGATGGGTAAAAAGATTAAAGAGGCAATGGACGCCGAACGCCCGAAATTCGAAAAGGGCGCGGCTGAAAACGGCGTTGAAAAGAAAAAGGCCTCTGAGGTTTTCGACCTTCTGGAAAAATTCGCCAACTACGGATTTAACAAATCCCACGCTGCTGCCTATGCCGTGGTTAGCTATCAAACTGCATGGTTAAAAGCGAACCACCCGGTTGAATTTATGGCCGGGGTGATGAACTGCGATATGCACCTGACTGATAAGTTGGCGGTTTATTTCGAAGAGGTTAAAAAGCAACTAGACCTGCCCTATGCGCCGCCTTGCGTGAACCGGTCCGAGGCCACTTTTGTCGTGCGCGACGGCACGCTGCATTATGCGCTGGGCGCGCTGAAAAACGTCGGTGTCGAAGCGATGCGCTTGATCACCGATGCGCGCGAAGACAGCCCCTTTGTCACGCTGTTCGATTTTGCCCGCCGGGTGGACCTCAAACGTGTTGGCAAACGTCCCTTGGAAATGCTGGCCCGCGCCGGGGCGTTCGACCAACTTGACCGTAACCGCCGCCGGGTGTTCGACAGCATCGAGGCGCTGACCAACTATTCGGCCGCTGTGCATGAGCAGCGCAATTCTAATCAGGTTTCGCTCTTTGGTGAGGCGGGCGACGACCTACCCGAGCCACGCCTGATGTCGATGGACGACTGGCTGCCTGCTGAACGCCTGACCGAAGAGTTCCGCGCCATCGGATTTTACCTTTCAGGGCATCCGCTGGATGATTATCTAGCCACTTTGAAACGCCAAAGAGTCAAAACATTGGACGAGGTAGTACGCCATGTTGAACACTCTCCTGATATCGTGAAAATCGCTGGCGTTGTTGCTGGTCGGCAAGAACGTAAATCCGCCCGTGGTAACCGCTTTGCCTTTGCCCAGCTTAGTGACACCACTGGCGGCTATGAGGTGACACTGTTTTCTGAGGCATTGGAAAAATCCCGCGACTTTCTGGAAACCGGTGCGCTGGTTGTTCTGACAGTCGAGGCGGCGATGGAAAGCGATCAGCTCAAACTGCTGGGCCGCTCGGTTGCGCCGATCGATGACGTTGTTGCGGGGGCAGGCACCGCCGGCCTGAAAATCCTCATCGATGATGCCGCAGCCGTGTCTTCCGTTGCCTCGGTTTTGGAAGGCGCTGCCAAATCAGTCAAAAGCGGCGGCCGCGGCCCGGTCCAGTTCTGTCTGCTTGACCCCACCCTTCCCGGAGAGGTCGAGATCGACACAGGACGGGAATATCCGGTCAATCCACAAATCAAAGGAGCGATTAAAAGCCTCGCTGGAGTGATGGCGGTTGAGGAATTTTAG